The following are encoded together in the Bacteroidota bacterium genome:
- a CDS encoding response regulator, whose product MKPKILIVDDRIENLIALEKLLEDFDIKFVRALSGNEALTQTFDNEFALAIIDIQMPDMDGYETVELLRQSKATKYLPVIFVSAIYKEDFYVIKGIETGAVDFISKPINEKILQGKVKVLLNLYIQRKELETIISDRNTKNEQLLETIETLNTTKSKLVEAKEKAEAATKSKSMFLANMSHEIRTPLNGILGMADILQQTKLNKEQEEISEMIKVSGSNLLSIINDILDFSKIEASQIQLEKIVFNLKKEIDEIEKLFSIKIMEKAIKFSVKVDPRIPQNLVGDPIRLKQIIINLINNSIKFTKNEGSVCLSVEFSKKKPNKLKLLFKIVDTGIGISEEGKMRLFKTFSQSEKSTTRKYGGTGLGLAISKSLSELMGGNIGVESELGKGSTFWFTIVLGISEKQQKQLDNKEIENDTTATESLSILLAEDNPINQRVAIFNIKKLGHTIDIAENGKIAFDMFKSKKYDLVLMDIQMPIMNGIEATKKIRNYESENEKSNKTKVIAMTASAMKGDKERFIAAGMDDYISKPFHPSELRKLLNT is encoded by the coding sequence TTGACAACGAATTTGCCCTTGCAATTATCGATATTCAGATGCCAGATATGGATGGATATGAAACAGTTGAGTTATTGCGACAATCGAAAGCTACGAAATACTTGCCAGTAATTTTTGTTTCAGCAATTTACAAAGAAGATTTTTACGTGATAAAAGGAATTGAGACCGGGGCAGTCGATTTTATTTCGAAACCAATAAACGAAAAAATACTTCAGGGAAAAGTTAAAGTTTTACTTAATCTTTATATTCAAAGGAAAGAATTAGAAACAATAATTTCCGACAGGAATACCAAAAACGAGCAACTTTTAGAAACTATCGAAACTCTAAATACTACTAAAAGTAAATTGGTAGAAGCCAAAGAAAAAGCCGAAGCAGCAACAAAATCTAAGTCAATGTTTTTGGCAAATATGTCGCACGAAATAAGAACTCCCCTTAATGGAATTCTTGGAATGGCAGATATTCTACAACAAACCAAATTAAATAAAGAGCAAGAAGAAATTTCAGAAATGATAAAAGTTTCAGGCTCAAATTTGCTGTCTATAATCAACGACATTCTTGATTTTTCTAAAATTGAAGCGTCCCAAATACAACTCGAAAAAATTGTATTCAATTTAAAAAAGGAAATAGATGAGATAGAAAAATTGTTTAGCATAAAAATTATGGAAAAAGCAATAAAATTTTCTGTCAAGGTTGATCCTCGAATTCCTCAAAATTTAGTCGGAGATCCCATAAGACTAAAACAAATAATTATAAATCTAATAAACAATTCAATAAAATTTACCAAAAACGAAGGTAGTGTTTGTCTCTCAGTCGAATTTTCTAAAAAAAAGCCGAATAAACTGAAACTATTATTTAAGATTGTTGATACAGGTATCGGTATTTCTGAAGAAGGAAAAATGCGGCTTTTTAAAACATTTTCGCAATCAGAAAAATCTACTACAAGAAAATATGGAGGAACAGGTTTAGGATTGGCAATTTCAAAATCATTGTCTGAGCTTATGGGCGGAAATATTGGAGTAGAAAGCGAATTGGGAAAAGGCTCAACATTCTGGTTTACAATTGTATTAGGAATTTCAGAAAAGCAACAAAAACAGTTAGACAATAAGGAAATTGAAAATGACACAACAGCAACAGAAAGCCTCAGTATTTTATTGGCTGAAGATAATCCTATAAATCAAAGAGTTGCCATTTTCAATATTAAAAAATTAGGTCATACAATAGATATTGCTGAAAACGGAAAAATTGCATTTGACATGTTCAAATCTAAAAAGTATGATTTAGTACTCATGGATATTCAAATGCCAATTATGAATGGTATTGAGGCCACAAAAAAAATAAGAAATTATGAATCTGAAAATGAAAAAAGTAATAAAACAAAAGTAATTGCAATGACTGCAAGCGCCATGAAAGGCGACAAAGAAAGGTTTATTGCAGCCGGGATGGACGATTATATTAGCAAGCCATTTCATCCTTCCGAACTTAGAAAATTGCTTAATACATAA
- a CDS encoding response regulator transcription factor, whose product MITALIIDDEAKSRITLRNFLGKYCKNIEIVGEADGVNSGIEQINKLNPEVIFLDIHMQDGSGFDLLERITKKNFKIIFVTAYSQYAIKAFKFSAIDYLLKPYDPEELVSAVDKIKENDKYYSIDKKLETLISNRNGFNKIALPTMSGIHLVKVKDIVRCQSTSNYTNIFLNSKETILVTKTLKEYEELLSKSKFFRVHQSHLINLAYVERYIKGEGGTIIMEDGSEVEVARRRKDKFLTLLLHN is encoded by the coding sequence ATGATTACAGCATTAATTATAGACGATGAAGCGAAAAGCAGGATTACTTTGAGAAATTTTCTTGGCAAGTACTGCAAGAATATTGAAATTGTTGGCGAAGCTGATGGTGTAAATTCTGGAATAGAGCAAATCAATAAATTAAATCCTGAAGTAATTTTTCTTGACATCCACATGCAAGATGGTTCCGGCTTCGATTTACTTGAAAGAATTACAAAGAAAAACTTCAAAATTATTTTCGTAACAGCATATAGCCAGTATGCCATAAAAGCGTTTAAATTCAGTGCAATAGATTACTTATTAAAGCCATACGATCCGGAAGAATTGGTCAGTGCAGTCGATAAAATTAAAGAAAATGACAAGTACTACTCAATTGATAAAAAGTTGGAAACTTTGATAAGTAATAGAAACGGATTCAATAAAATTGCATTGCCAACCATGAGTGGTATCCATCTTGTAAAAGTAAAAGATATTGTTCGGTGTCAATCAACAAGTAATTATACCAACATCTTTCTGAATTCAAAGGAAACTATCTTAGTAACAAAAACTCTCAAAGAATATGAAGAGTTGCTCTCAAAATCGAAATTTTTCAGAGTTCATCAATCACATCTAATAAATTTGGCATATGTCGAAAGATATATAAAAGGTGAAGGTGGCACAATTATTATGGAAGATGGTTCGGAAGTAGAAGTTGCTCGCCGCAGAAAGGATAAATTCTTAACACTTTTGTTGCACAATTAG
- the cysC gene encoding adenylyl-sulfate kinase, with protein MSKATNIHPVFDRIISREEKEELLKQKSIVLWMTGLSGSGKSTIAIGVEKVLHKKGFLTQILDGDNIRTGINNNLGFSEEDRYENIRRIAEISKLFLDCGIITINSFVSPTIEIRKQAKDIIGSNNFVEIYINVPLEIAEKRDVKGLYKKAREGKIKDFTGIDSPFEEPINPDIEIRTDELNIQNSIDKVLEKILPIINKCR; from the coding sequence ATGAGTAAAGCAACAAATATACATCCGGTATTCGATAGGATAATCAGTAGGGAGGAAAAAGAAGAATTGTTAAAACAAAAATCAATAGTTTTATGGATGACAGGTCTTTCCGGATCAGGTAAATCAACAATTGCTATTGGTGTAGAAAAAGTACTTCACAAAAAAGGCTTCCTTACTCAAATTTTAGATGGCGATAATATTCGCACAGGCATAAACAACAATCTTGGATTTTCGGAAGAAGACCGATATGAAAATATTCGCCGAATTGCCGAAATTTCTAAATTATTTCTTGATTGTGGCATAATTACAATAAACAGTTTTGTGAGTCCGACTATCGAAATTCGCAAACAAGCTAAAGATATAATCGGTTCAAATAATTTCGTTGAAATTTATATTAATGTGCCTTTAGAAATTGCAGAAAAACGAGATGTGAAGGGTCTTTATAAAAAAGCAAGAGAAGGCAAAATTAAAGATTTTACAGGAATAGATTCTCCATTCGAAGAACCAATAAATCCCGATATTGAAATTAGAACAGATGAATTAAATATTCAAAATTCCATTGACAAAGTTTTAGAAAAAATATTACCAATTATTAATAAATGCAGATAA